A portion of the Streptomyces sp. NBC_01335 genome contains these proteins:
- a CDS encoding class I SAM-dependent methyltransferase: protein MAAEYSARFGAELDAKPLERALLAGFVELVRETGGGRPIADVGCGTGRITGHLRGLGADVFGIDLSPGMLAVARAAHPDLRFEEGSMLALDLPDGSLGGLLAWYSVIHVTDALLPAVFAEFHRVLAPGAHLQLGFQAGDETRHRTDAWGRPIALDFHRRRPEAVAALLTAAGFEPRVRTVREADTDGAFPEPTPQGFVLARKPARD from the coding sequence ATGGCCGCCGAGTACTCCGCCCGGTTCGGTGCCGAACTGGACGCCAAGCCGCTGGAACGCGCGCTGCTCGCCGGGTTCGTGGAGCTCGTACGGGAGACCGGCGGAGGCAGGCCGATCGCCGACGTGGGGTGCGGTACGGGACGGATCACCGGCCACCTGCGCGGGCTCGGCGCCGACGTGTTCGGGATCGACCTGTCGCCCGGCATGCTCGCGGTGGCACGGGCCGCACACCCGGACCTCCGGTTCGAGGAGGGCTCGATGCTCGCGCTCGACCTGCCCGACGGCTCGCTGGGCGGGCTGCTCGCCTGGTACTCGGTCATCCACGTCACCGACGCGCTGCTCCCGGCCGTCTTCGCCGAGTTCCACCGGGTACTGGCCCCGGGAGCACACCTGCAACTCGGCTTCCAGGCCGGCGACGAGACCCGGCACCGGACCGACGCCTGGGGACGCCCGATCGCCCTCGACTTCCACCGCCGCCGCCCGGAGGCGGTCGCGGCCCTGCTCACGGCGGCGGGCTTCGAGCCCCGCGTACGTACCGTGCGCGAAGCCGACACCGACGGCGCGTTCCCGGAGCCGACCCCGCAGGGATTCGTGCTGGCGCGGAAGCCTGCTCGTGACTGA
- a CDS encoding DUF6584 family protein yields MPLRETLARIDADLAAGRVPVARQRLRGLVSSFPHDLTLRRRLAEVYRLYGDSAEAGRWMYLEEDRNADETAAFEARYGSPGRRMKALAWHGPEAKAATAFAEGQLTGVRTACAEKLGHPVDWEGPTSYREDLGGGHEAPFEPWTVGGVLAGVGCLVVALAFLAIWVNGIVAFFD; encoded by the coding sequence ATGCCCCTGAGAGAGACCCTCGCCCGAATCGATGCGGACCTGGCCGCCGGCCGGGTTCCCGTCGCGCGCCAGCGCCTGCGCGGTCTCGTCTCGTCCTTCCCGCACGACCTGACACTCCGCCGTCGTCTGGCCGAGGTGTACCGGCTCTACGGCGACTCCGCCGAGGCCGGCCGCTGGATGTACCTCGAAGAGGACCGGAACGCCGACGAGACCGCCGCCTTCGAGGCGCGGTACGGGTCGCCCGGGCGGCGGATGAAGGCCCTCGCCTGGCACGGTCCCGAGGCGAAGGCCGCCACCGCCTTCGCGGAGGGACAGCTGACCGGGGTACGGACCGCCTGCGCCGAGAAGCTGGGACACCCCGTCGACTGGGAGGGCCCCACCTCCTACCGGGAGGACCTGGGAGGGGGCCACGAGGCACCCTTCGAGCCGTGGACGGTCGGTGGTGTGCTGGCGGGCGTCGGTTGCCTGGTGGTGGCCCTTGCATTCCTCGCGATCTGGGTGAATGGAATCGTCGCGTTCTTCGACTGA